The Aeromonas jandaei genomic interval CCATTTCAGCGTCAATGACACTAACAGAGTCGATATGGTTTTACATCGGCTCTCGCAGCTAATTATCTCAATGGAGTCGATATGAATTGGCTATATCTGCTGCTGGTCCTCGCCTTGATGGCCTATCTGCTGCGCGCACTCACGCGCAGTCACGAGTGAGGAATCCGCTATGTGGCAAGAAATGATCTATCCCGTCGCATTTGTGCTGCTGGTACTGCTGCCAGCACCGCTGCTTGGCAATTATCTCTACCGGGTATTTGAAGGCCAGTGCCGCTGGCTGGCCCCCGTGGAGCGTGCCACCCTGTTATGTTGCGGCACGGACGGACGGGAACAGGACTGGAAGTCCTATACCCTCAGCCTGCTGGCCTTCAATGGCGCCGGCTTCGGCCTGCTGTTCCTGATCCTGATGGCGCAGGGTCTGCTGCCTCTCAACCCGCAGCAGTTGCCCGGCCTGAACTGGCAACTCGCCTTCAACACTGCGGTCAGCTTTATGACCAACACCAACTGGCAAGCCTATTCCGGTGAGGCCAGCCTCTCCTACTTCAGCCAGATGGTGGGCCTGACCACCCAGAACTTCGTCTCTGCCGCCACAGGTGCTGCCGTAGCGGTTGCGATGTTCCGCGGTATCGCCCGCCAGCAGACAACCCACCTTGGCAACTTCTGGCTGGATCTGGTGCGTTTTTGCCTCTACGTGCTGCTGCCGATGTCGCTGATCCTGGCGCTGCTGCTGGTATGGCAGGGGGTTCCGCAGAGCCTGTCAGCCTATCTGCCGTTCCACACTCTGGAAGGTCAGGAGCAGCTGCTGCCGCTCGGCCCGGCAGCTTCGCAAATTGCCATCAAGCAGCTCGGCTCCAACGGCGGCGGCTTCTTCGGCATCAACTCCGCCCACCCGTTCGAGAACCCGACCGCCCTCTCCAACTGGCTGGAGATGGTCACCCTGCTGACCCTGGCTGCCGCCATGGTCTTTACCCTGGGTCGCTATGTGAAGGACATGGCCCACAGCCGCGCTATCGTCATTGCCATGACCATCATGCTGGCACTGGGACTCTTCGTTTCCATCACTCAGGAGATGAAACTGGATCCGGCCCTGACTCATCTTGCCAGCGAAGCGGGCAACTGGGAGGGTAAGGAGAGCCGCTTCGGCCCGGTGCTCTCCAGTATCTGGGAAGTGGCGACCACCGCTGCCTCCAACGGCTCGGTCAACTCAATGCACGACAGCTTCGCTCCTCTCTCCGGCATGGTAGCCATGATAAACATGCTGCTGGGTGAAGTGGTGTTCGGCGGTGTGGGTGCCGGCATCTACGGCATGATGCTGTTCGTGCTGCTCACCGTCTTCCTGTGCGGTCTGATGGTGGGTCGTACCCCGACCTATCTGGGCAAGCGCCTCGGTATCACCGAGATGAAGTGGGTCGTCGCCAGCATGCTGGTGATGCCGGTGGGGGTTTTGGTGATCGGCGGTGTCACTCTGCTGATGCCGGATGCGGCCACTATCATAGGTCACGATGGCCCCCACGGCCTGTCACGCCTCATCTATGCCTACGCCTCGGCTGCCGGTAACAACGGCTCAGCCTTTGCCGGCTTTGCTGCCGGTGACAACTGGCAGTGCGTTACCATCGGCCTGGCCATGCTGCTCGGTCGCTTCGGCTACATCATCCCCATCATGGCCATTGCCGGCCAGCTCGCCCGCGCTCCGCGTCAGGAGATAAGCGAGGGGGATTTCCCGATCCGCGGCCCGCTCTTCATTACCCTGCTGATCATCACCGTATTGCTGATTGGCGGCCTCTCCTTCCTGCCGGTGCTGGCACTGGGCCCCGTGGCAGAACATCTGATGCTGGGAGCTTTCTAAATGAGCAAGTCCACTTCAATGAGTCCCGACACCATGCTGGTGAAGGGCAAAAAACAGCAATCGCAGATCCTGCAGGCCATGGTTGAAGCCATCTATCGCTTCAATCCCAAGGCGCTGTTTGGCAGCCCCATTCTGTTCACCCTCTGGCTGGCAGCAGTCATGGCGACGGTGGAGTCACTGCTGGGGCAGCCGTTCTCCGGGGTCGCCCCCTCGCTGGCCTGGCAGCTGACTGCCTGGCTCTGGCTCACCCTCTGGTTTGCCAACTTCGCCGAGACGCTGGCCGAAGGTCGCGGCAAGGCGCGAGCCGACAGCCTCAAGGCTGGCATGAGCCAGCTCAAGGCCCGTCGGGTGGCTAATGCAAAAGATGGTCAGGGCGAATGGTGCCCCGCCACCAGCCTGATGAAGGGTGATCTGGTGCTGGTACGCAGCGGCGAGATGATCCCAGCCGACGGCGAGGTGATCGCCGGTATCGCCTCGGTCAACGAGGCCGCCATCACCGGTGAATCCGCCCCCGTCATCCGCGAATCGGGTACCGATCGCAGCGGTGTAACCGGCAATACCACCGTCGTTTCAGACGAGATCTGGGTACGCGTCAGCAACAATCCGGGCGAAAGCACGCTGGATCGCATGATTGCACTGGTGGAAGGGGCCAAGCGCCAGAAAACACCCAACGAGATGGCGCTGGATGCCCTGCTGGTCGGGCTGAC includes:
- the kdpA gene encoding potassium-transporting ATPase subunit KdpA, which produces MWQEMIYPVAFVLLVLLPAPLLGNYLYRVFEGQCRWLAPVERATLLCCGTDGREQDWKSYTLSLLAFNGAGFGLLFLILMAQGLLPLNPQQLPGLNWQLAFNTAVSFMTNTNWQAYSGEASLSYFSQMVGLTTQNFVSAATGAAVAVAMFRGIARQQTTHLGNFWLDLVRFCLYVLLPMSLILALLLVWQGVPQSLSAYLPFHTLEGQEQLLPLGPAASQIAIKQLGSNGGGFFGINSAHPFENPTALSNWLEMVTLLTLAAAMVFTLGRYVKDMAHSRAIVIAMTIMLALGLFVSITQEMKLDPALTHLASEAGNWEGKESRFGPVLSSIWEVATTAASNGSVNSMHDSFAPLSGMVAMINMLLGEVVFGGVGAGIYGMMLFVLLTVFLCGLMVGRTPTYLGKRLGITEMKWVVASMLVMPVGVLVIGGVTLLMPDAATIIGHDGPHGLSRLIYAYASAAGNNGSAFAGFAAGDNWQCVTIGLAMLLGRFGYIIPIMAIAGQLARAPRQEISEGDFPIRGPLFITLLIITVLLIGGLSFLPVLALGPVAEHLMLGAF